A segment of the Lycium ferocissimum isolate CSIRO_LF1 chromosome 5, AGI_CSIRO_Lferr_CH_V1, whole genome shotgun sequence genome:
GGGCGGTCAATAATGGTCCCTTGAATGTACTGTTGAGCAGTTTTTGTCCCTTTAAATCTATCAAAAGAGAGCATTTTTGGTCTCAACTCTGGTCGTTAAATTAGCTGTGAGAAAAAGGATTAACAACTCACATCTAGAAGTGCAGTTTATGCTAGTTTTGGTCTATTTCTAAAGTTTGCTGCCGATTTTCCAGGTGCagttgcgttttttttttttttttttttttttttttcctatttatgATGTCAAATGTAGTTTTTGGTGTTGCGGTTTCTAACAATTGACGGGACATACTTGGTGCTtctggttaaaaaaaaaaaaaaaaaatccccagTTTCCTGGTGAATGTAAAGGTCAAagtttgttaattatttgaaaGATGGACCAAAACTGTTCATGAGTATTTAAGAGATCATTTTGAACCTGCCCCAAAGCATAAGGGGCTATTTTTGTTATTCTCTCCTATATATAACTGTCTGAAGTTAAACGTCACAGAGATGTGTATGCCACAAAGCTATGCAAAGTCAGCAATGGGACAATCCGGTGGCTCAATAATGACCATTAGACTTAGTGAAAGGGTTCAATTCCAACCCCGTATCCTTTGTCAAATTAGTAGAGGCCAAGTTCTTAACGATCCCCCTCCCTCTCCACCCCACCTTGAGAAAAAAACAaggagaaagaaacaaaaaggaaagagcTAGGGGGACTTGTCAACATAGACTAAGACTTAATTTTGTCAAATGTTAGAAAAAGAAATGCCATGTCGCACCACATAATTTTGTCAAAtgttaaaaaaagaaatgcCATGACGCACCacaaatctacaaataaaatgTGACTGCCTTTTGCTCATTATGCCATGAATTAGTATTAGTGAGAGCACTAGGGGCTTTCTTCCAGACAAAGGAAATAGCTAACTAACTGTACATACCATTCATATTAATCAGACACCAGCTAcaaaatagaaaaggaagaaaagagaaTCTTACTACCATTAAAAACACCCATATGACGGAAAAGATTGGTTGTGATCGTTCCAGGATGAAGTGAATTTGCAGTTATATCTACTCCATCTTCCTGTTTGAAATAAAGATAACTCAAATATTCAGAGTTCAATTGAATGGCATGGACCCCTTGTCCAAAGCTGTGATTGGGCTACAGAAGTCAGAGACTGCAAACCCAGAATTCTTGATGTGGAAAAAGGAATATCCAATTATTCACCAAGAAATATACTCCCTACATCTCAAATTATCTATCGTGATTTCtgaaaaatagttgtctcaaattatttgtcattttagaagttcaaaacaaaattaattatagTAATTGTTCTTGGAGACTACAAACACCTAAATTTTGGGGAGATagcacataaatagagtaaatatttcatgaagagAGATTATATCTCAAGACATagataagggtaaaatagtaaaaaaaaaaaaaaaaaacctccaaATGAACATTTCTTAAGGGGCTTGTAAAAGATAAtcacgacagataatttgagacggagggggCATGTGTTTGCCTCTAGTAATggagacatatatatatcatgactaCACAAGAACTGCTAGAAATCGGAATGAAAAGCAGTATCTGAGAATGAATCTTTTTTGTTTGAGAACGCACCTTTACGCGTCTTGTGAGCTCATTTGCGTGCAGTATGTTGGCCAGCTTTGACTGGCCATAAGCACCCCAGCTGCTGTAGCTGCAGATTAAATAACAAACAACAGCagtgaaaaatcaattttccaggGGAGAAAACTATTTCATCATGCAAATGTATTCATGGTAAGTGAAAAAGAGATCATTGGATCAACAATTTTGAGCACAAAGCTTGTCCTTTTTAGTTagttcaagaatcaagagtaGTGATGAGAAATTTATTAACCGTACAGGAAACCAAATAAGATAAGTGATCAGTTAGTCAAATGATGTGACCAAAAATTTGGGATATTCTAAAATAATTCATACTATTAAAGTTAAAGTACGGAGAGTATAACATCCCGTGCTTGCCAGGTGAACAACAACTTATCGAAACATATCATGAAGGAACTTCAAGGTGTTGTCAGAGAATCTAGGACACCAGAATTAACAAGAGATGGTCAACTAAGAACCTGTAACAAATTGCAAATACTCATCCTGGCATGATCGTAATCTATATTAATATACTATACATTCGCATGGAACTACTGGAGCTATTAGACAGTAACTGTCACAATTCCAGGATGATTACAGAAGTCGTCAAGCAAGTGATGAATTTGAGTAAATTCAGGTTTATCTTACAATCAAGAAAACTTAATTCGGCACCAAAATATAACTAGATTACCTTTTGGGGTCATTAATTTTGTCAAACCGAATTCCTTCGCTATAAGCAAATCGATGAGCCTCTGATGAAACATTCACAATCCTTCCCCCTATCTTTGTTTTACGTGCTGTCTCcttcatcttctccaacaacaAATTTGTCAAAAGAAAATGACCTGCGAACACAAGAAAGAAGAATTATTATGGCTAAGATAAATTAACAGGAAGTATGAATGTCGCTCTTGAAAGTTCACAATATATCTAAAACTGTCTACCAATCTTATTAGGTTTGTCAAGTGTGTCTTGTATTACTGAAGAGTACGATGACAAAGTATGGACTAACGGGACATTATTTGTCATCTTACCAGTGTGATTTTAGAATCATGATTTATCACCCTAGTATCAGTGTTGCATATGCAAGTAAATTTAGGTGTCAGATGGTCTTTTGCTTGCGCATTTATAACTGAATCCTAAGATGAAAAGAGTATGGAGAATCAACTATTGATCTCCTTTAAGCGAGAACTGAATCTTCATTTCAGTAAAATTACGAAGGGCGATAATTTGGATTTAGatactttattttataaaatgaacTGTTGCttgaatgaaaaaaataaataaagaagatggAACTATTTCAGGTTCTCTTCTACTGCAAAACATCAACAGTATCTTCTGTGCAGAAACATACATTAACAAACAGTTCTTACCTAGATGATTTGTGGCAAATTGCAGCTCTATGTTGTCTTTTGAGAGCATAAAGGGAGTTGCCATGATTCCTGCATTATTACTTTCAAAGAAAAAGATTATGTTAATAGACGTGCATGGATATATAAGAAAAGGGAAGGGATTCATGCAGAAGAACAAAGCTATTTGAAGAGTCATAGGTAGTAAAACTGCAGTCTTCAGCTATGTGATTACAACTCTTATTCATCACTTACATTAAAAGGTTCAATTGGCGACCTGATGATTTATAGTCGGAAGCAAATTTCTTCACTGATGCCAATGAGCTAAGATCTAACTCCATGGTATCAACTTTAGCAGCAGGGATTTCCTTAACTATTGCTTCTCTAACATCTTTTCCAGCAGTCATATTCCGGACAGCCATGATGACATGAACTCCACGCAGGGCAAGAACACGGCTAGTTTCAGAACCAATACCACTTGATGCTCCTGCAAATCGATGTTCATGAGCAAACAAAATACTGCTAGATGATTCACATTTACTGCACACACTTTACCTAAGAGATTTAAGTGTAACCTCAACTGTATACACGTATTTACAGTAGTAATGTCAATCTCACTGTTTACCATAAACCACTAGCAGCCACAGtatggaaaatgaagaaaagttAACATAAGAATGTGTCATAAGGATCAATTAAAGTTAACCAATATAGGATTATCTGTTTTTGTCTCAGACACTTGATCTACAAGGAGAACGAGAAATGTTCTAATTAGTATTCACCGCTACCTTAAATTGCATATTATTGTTTCCGGCGTCTGCAATAGTCCAATCTATGCATTGACCAGATTTGCATTACATGGGCCAAAGAAGCATTGGTAACCAGGTCTTTGACATGTAATTGGGAATTCAATGTTTCATATTTTTCAGTGTAGATCAGAAGATTCTGAATGAAATTCAATTACCCCTTATGTCTCTCTGGTACAAATTGAAGTTTATCCAAATCCATAAGATAAATACCATTGAAAGGTTCCATATTAAAGTAGTACATGGTAGTTTTAGATGAATTTTTCATCTAATTCCAAGAGCTCCATAAATACATGAGGTTGAAAAGGATTGCCACCAGGAGCGGAGCTAGGGGGCGCaagggggttcatccgaaccgTCTTTGCTGGAATTCCTTTGTATATACAGTGTCGACATTATTTTTATCCCCTTGATGTttgcttctttatattttgaatcacCTTAGTGAAAATACTGGCTGTGTCACTATTACTACCCACTCTCTCATTTTATTGAATATAATAGTGGCGCCCGGGTAGTGAGTAACTCTGCCCACTAAGTCTTagccaaatatgaaaaaatcagctaatgattttcacccaaaacCCCATTAATCGCTAGGGCACACCGACAACACACTCTACCTAATGAAATTGGATAAGGCTCTAGGCATCTCTAGGCAGGGCCAATTTTGCCCATTGATTAGgacaaaaatcatatgcaagcaCAGCACAGCCCAAAGATTTTCTACGTGAAATGTTTGGTTTATACCTATTAGTCCATAAAGGCATCACCTTTTTCTATTTTGACATAGTAAGGGGAAAAGGCGAATACAGACACCCATTGCATCATGCAATTTGCATGTCACCAACTATAATACTACTAATCGGTACCCAATTTAACCATTATAggaacaaacaacaacaacaacatacccagtggaatcccacaatgtgatccctggaaggtagggaggttgtttccgacAAAATAATTTAACCATTACAGGAAGGAAATCAAAAAGCAAATTTTCAAGAATGGAACCTGTAACAATGGCAGTAAGACCAGAGCCATCAATTCCTTGAGTTACTTCCTCAGCGGTGGAAGAAGACGAAAATCCAGATGCCCCTTTCCTCTTGAACAGCCacattttagtttctttttctttggtaATCTGTTCCTTTgtgtacaagttatatggaGATGTCAACTGGGAATTGCAGCAGAATTTATTAGCTTTGCTTTCACCTAGttgatgacatatatatatatatatatatatattctactcgTATTAAAAGCAAACATCAAATGATTCAGTTCCAGAGTTTAACGGACCTGACACAGCAGATCTAAGAATGTACTTAATTTGAATGTGGAAGAGTAGACCGTGGAGCCTATGTTGCCAAGTGGATGTGATATTAGCCTATACATTTATCCAATTTACATCCCTTCACATTTATCCAAGTTAAACCTTGACCATATCATTTttctcataataatatataaaccctctccgtctcaatttatttgGACACTTTTTACCTTTTAGAGTCAATTGACTAATTTTTAAAGCCAAATTGCATCAAAATTTATTTGGACACTTTTTACCTTTTAGAGTCAATTGACTAATTTTTAAAGCCAAATTGCATCAAATTAGtttgatattttaaaaataaaatttaaataatcaaatactATACGAAAAGTattaaaaattgtaatttttctcatatcaatataataaatatatatatatattaaaatatgaaTCAATATTTACttagtttgaattttgaaaattgaaaaatgtcaCATATATGAGAAAGAGGGAGTTTCATTGAATTAACAGATTGGTGCAGAAGTAACAACAAGGTATTCTGATGATTACTAATCCCTAAGATGCTGGATTTCTATTATTGGTTTGGCATGAAAGATAAAAACACGAagttgttttaaattttttattttttcccctttttagtAAATGCTTGGGCGGAAATGATTtttgtcctttcatttcttgttaaaaattaaacaaaaaacgCCCAAATTTTCTCTTGTATGCCAAAAATGTTTACTTCTGTCCTTGTCTTTATAGTCAGCAATAGAACTCAATTTAAGGGCACGTTACTTATTTGGTTGGTCGGCCAAATATACATCTCTATGTATATCATTGAACAAAAATAcctatctatctatatctatattattttaaagggaaaagagttaaaaatatccctctactttCGTAAATTGGCTACTTTCTgctacaagt
Coding sequences within it:
- the LOC132056535 gene encoding short-chain dehydrogenase TIC 32, chloroplastic-like isoform X1, whose translation is MWLFKRKGASGFSSSSTAEEVTQGIDGSGLTAIVTGASSGIGSETSRVLALRGVHVIMAVRNMTAGKDVREAIVKEIPAAKVDTMELDLSSLASVKKFASDYKSSGRQLNLLINNAGIMATPFMLSKDNIELQFATNHLGHFLLTNLLLEKMKETARKTKIGGRIVNVSSEAHRFAYSEGIRFDKINDPKSYSSWGAYGQSKLANILHANELTRRVKEDGVDITANSLHPGTITTNLFRHMGVFNGSLVGSLGKLLLKNVQQGASTTCYLALNPQVKGVSGEYFSDNNLATTTAMGKDMDLAKRLWDFSMDLVK
- the LOC132056535 gene encoding short-chain dehydrogenase TIC 32, chloroplastic-like isoform X2; protein product: MWLFKRKGASGFSSSSTAEEVTQGIDGSGLTAIVTGASSGIGSETSRVLALRGVHVIMAVRNMTAGKDVREAIVKEIPAAKVDTMELDLSSLASVKKFASDYKSSGRQLNLLINNAGIMATPFMLSKDNIELQFATNHLGHFLLTNLLLEKMKETARKTKIGGRIVNVSSEAHRFAYSEGIRFDKINDPKSYSSWGAYGQSKLANILHANELTRRVKEDGVDITANSLHPGTITTNLFRHMGVFNGLVGSLGKLLLKNVQQGASTTCYLALNPQVKGVSGEYFSDNNLATTTAMGKDMDLAKRLWDFSMDLVK